The genomic interval ATTTACATTATCTCTAGAGGAAGGAGATTTTGGACTTAGATACACATAAAGGACTGTGCTATAAAGTAATGCCACTGCTGTGATATGGGAGGCACATGTAGAATAGGCCTTTTGCCTTCCTTCTGGAGCTGTTATTTTTAGAATGGTTATAAAAATGGAAACATACGACCCAAGAATGACCACAATGGAAGGCACCGTGACAGAAGATGATAAAATAAATAGCACAATTTCATTTATTGTAGTGTCAGTACAAGAGATACTTAATAATGGAGGGAAATCACAAACAAAATGATGAAGGATATTGGACGCACAGAAGGAAAGATGGAAGGTGCAGCAAGTCTCTATTAGAGAATGAAGTAATCCTATAGTATAAGCCCCAAGCATCAATCCCAGGCATGTTTTCTGCTGCATTAACAGGTTATAGTTTAGTGGGCTACAGATTGCCACAAAACGGTCATAAGCCATAACAGCAAAAAGGATACATTCAGTACTTCCAAGAGCACAAAAAATAAAGAGTTGTATGGCACAGCCAAAATAAGAAATAGATGTCTGACTGAAATACAGGCCGACAAGCATCTTTGGAGCAATGTCTGAAGCATACACAAGATCTATAACAGAGAGGTTGCTCAGAAAAAAGTACATGGGACTATGGAACTTTATATTATTATAGACAAGATAAATAATCCCAATGTTTCCCAAAATAGAAACAATATAAAtagttaaaaatacaaaaaataaacataGATTTTGATAAGGTCTATCAGGGAAACCAATAAGGATAAACTCGTTCATCAAGGAATGGTTGTTGTCTCTGAAAAATTCCCATTGAGATTTTATAGAAAAATCTCTGCAACATAAAAAGAAATATAACACAGCATAGATACATACTTTATATTTAGATTCTCTTCCTCACATTGAAAATATAACATCAGGCTATCCTAGATCTGGTAAGATGAGGCATTCTGATAAAAATGTTAGAGCAAATATTAATACAACACATCATTGGCTGACATAGCTGAGAGTATCATTCAAAATCTAAGACCTAACCTACAAAGCCTGGTCCATTTATctctatactttttattaatCTTCAGAAAACAACCCATGTGCCCATAGTCTCCTATGTACAACTGGACCCCAATATTTCTTCTCTTTTATGGAAATCCATTCCTCATGCTCTGCCACTTCCCAGCCCTTTTAACACACCCTAAAATCGTAGATCTTCAGACAATCATAACCTAAACTAAGGTTCTCCCTCAACACCTTCCCATTGATTCAAATGTACTAATTTCCTCACCTATTGTATCTACCCTTTATTTTTACACAGACTGTATTGGCAGGACTGTCTCACCTATCTCTA from Rhinoderma darwinii isolate aRhiDar2 chromosome 3, aRhiDar2.hap1, whole genome shotgun sequence carries:
- the LOC142750437 gene encoding olfactory receptor 5D18-like, with the protein product MNEFILIGFPDRPYQNLCLFFVFLTIYIVSILGNIGIIYLVYNNIKFHSPMYFFLSNLSVIDLVYASDIAPKMLVGLYFSQTSISYFGCAIQLFIFCALGSTECILFAVMAYDRFVAICSPLNYNLLMQQKTCLGLMLGAYTIGLLHSLIETCCTFHLSFCASNILHHFVCDFPPLLSISCTDTTINEIVLFILSSSVTVPSIVVILGSYVSIFITILKITAPEGRQKAYSTCASHITAVALLYSTVLYVYLSPKSPSSRDNVNMATVFYTVLLPMLNPLIYSLRNKDVKLAIIHSLKNML